A genome region from Solanum pennellii chromosome 12, SPENNV200 includes the following:
- the LOC107006041 gene encoding AT-hook motif nuclear-localized protein 28, giving the protein MKEKYIEERKNHSSNIDMFAKLHQTQNFQLHHQLAVSIAALPSSSANDGATIEVIRRPRGRPPGSKNKPKSKPKPNFIIATRDGHVEKPTMSPYILEIPIGIDIIDSIYRFCGNQNLGLCILNGSGTVTNVTLKQPSINPSDSTITFHGSFNILSISATIIPSDFSPIPNGFSISLAGPQGQVVGGPVIGPLFSAGPVYLIATTFNNPFYHKFPAENDGDGVQSPDSGAGDSGQPPESKQREYCYSSNQLPSDVIWAPTPRQLPPY; this is encoded by the coding sequence atgaaagaaaaatatatagaagaaagaaaaaaccatTCTAGCAACATTGATATGTTCGCTAAACTTCATCAAACCCAAAATTTCCAGCTCCACCACCAACTGGCAGTATCCATCGCAGCGCTACCGTCCTCCTCCGCTAATGACGGTGCAACCATCGAAGTCATCCGCCGTCCACGTGGTCGTCCACCCGGCTCGAAAAACAAACCTAAATCCAAACCCAAACCCAATTTCATTATAGCAACACGTGATGGTCACGTGGAGAAACCCACTATGAGTCCTTACATCCTCGAAATTCCCATCGGAATTGATATTATCGATTCGATCTATCGATTTTGCGGGAATCAAAATTTGGGTCTATGTATTCTAAACGGGTCGGGTACTGTTACTAATGTTACACTTAAACAGCCTTCAATTAACCCATCTGATTCTACAATTACCTTCCATGGAAGCTTCAATATTCTTTCGATTTCAGCTACAATTATACCAAGTGATTTTTCTCCGATTCCGAACGGGTTCAGTATTTCATTAGCCGGTCCACAAGGTCAAGTTGTTGGTGGACCGGTAATTGGACCGCTTTTTTCAGCTGGACCGGTTTATTTAATTGCAACGACGTTTAATAATCCTTTTTATCACAAATTTCCGGCGGAGAACGACGGCGACGGCGTTCAGTCGCCGGATTCCGGCGCCGGAGATAGTGGGCAGCCACCGGAATCAAAGCAGCGTGAGTATTGTTATAGTTCTAATCAGTTGCCATCGGATGTGATATGGGCACCTACCCCTAGACAGCTACCGCCTTACTAA
- the LOC107006023 gene encoding aspartyl protease AED3-like, translated as MATYFFFFIFLIISTKTLAYDDSCAFNSKKGNSDLSVIHIYGKCSPFNSPKPSSSWINTVINMASKDPQRLSYLSSLVVSKKPTNVPIASGQQLFNIGNYVVRVKMGTPGQQMYMVLDTSNDAAFVPCSGCVGCSSNTLFAPSTSTTYGSVDCSVPECTQVRGSLSCPTTGSVVGSSTACFFNQSYGGDSSFYATLSRDSLGLANDVVPNYAFGCISSVSGSSIPPQGLLGLGRGSMSLMSQSGSLYSGVFSYCLPSFKSYYFSGSLKLGPVGQPRNIKTTPLLKNPRRPSLYYVNLTSVSVGRVSVPIAPEHLAFDPNTGAGTVIDSGTVITRFVQPAYEAIRDEFRKQVNGTFSSLGAFDTCFVSQNEAVIPTITLHFEGMDLKLPIENTLIHSSATPLACLAIASAPNNVNSVLNVIANLQQQNLRIMFDTANSRVGIAREVCN; from the exons atggctacttatttcttcttcttcatttttctaattatttctACAAAAACTTTAGCTTATGATGATTCTTGTGCTTTTAATTCCAAAAAAGGAAATTCAGACCTTTCTGTTATTCATATTTATGGAAAATGTTCACCTTTTAACTCACCAAAACCTTCTTCTTCATGGATTAATACTGTTATCAACATGGCCTCTAAAGATCCACAAAGGCTCTCTTATTTATCAAGTTTAGTTGTGTCCAAAAAGCCTACTAATGTTCCCATTGCTTCAGGCCAACAACTCTTCAATATAG GTAACTATGTGGTTCGGGTCAAGATGGGTACTCCGGGTCAACAAATGTACATGGTTTTGGATACAAGTAATGATGCTGCATTTGTACCATGTAGTGGTTGTGTTGGTTGCTCTTCTAATACTTTGTTTGCCCCATCCACTTCCACTACTTACGGGTCGGTAGACTGCTCCGTACCCGAATGTACTCAAGTCCGAGGGAGTCTCTCGTGCCCGACTACTGGGTCAGTAGTCGGGTCAAGTACTGCTTGCTTCTTTAACCAATCGTACGGTGGAGATTCATCTTTTTACGCCACGTTGTCACGTGACTCCCTTGGACTAGCCAATGACGTTGTTCCGAATTATGCTTTCGGGTGCATAAGTTCCGTGTCCGGGTCCTCAATTCCGCCACAAGGGTTATTGGGCTTGGGCCGCGGGTCAATGTCGTTGATGTCACAATCCGGATCTCTTTATTCAGGCGTATTCTCATACTGTTTACCTAGTTTTAAATCTTATTATTTCTCCGGATCACTCAAGCTCGGACCCGTTGGCCAACCCAGAAACATTAAAACCACCCCATTACTCAAAAACCCGAGAAGACCGTCTCTGTACTACGTGAACCTAACAAGTGTAAGCGTGGGACGAGTTTCAGTCCCGATTGCACCCGAACACCTTGCGTTTGACCCGAACACCGGTGCGGGCACGGTAATTGACTCGGGTACGGTCATAACCCGATTCGTTCAACCTGCTTACGAGGCGATTAGGGATGAATTTAGGAAACAAGTGAATGGTACATTTAGCTCATTAGGTGCATTTGATACATGTTTTGTATCACAAAATGAGGCTGTGATACCAACTATAACATTGCACTTTGAAGGAATGGACTTGAAATTGCCAATTGAGAACACATTGATACATAGTAGTGCCACTCCCTTAGCATGTTTGGCTATTGCATCAGCACCAAATAATGTGAATTCAGTGTTGAATGTGATAGCCAATTTGCAACAACAAAATCTTAGGATTATGTTTGACACAGCTAATTCGCGCGTTGGAATTGCTCGCGAAGTTTGTAACTAA
- the LOC107006022 gene encoding uncharacterized protein LOC107006022 — translation MKYKMMNNMLQGFYNKQHSKMRGLYIDGLMDYNWDTKLVIIRIDHSWVLKFMARATILALVIVSLPWINTIIGYLSSRYESNYAYQVDNEMVYNPIKLEFLPMIFQDLANERLIRMGDRSLLVSNGNDEEIHNSQVVKDYNPDLISFSDSTQQNIVPNETFDFVLTYGYPQLSNFIERALKVGGILVVPLNDNPLVDEFPHPSNYKIVYVREFDSTIIAMKKIKNASINSSTRRLLQTNSEKMSSSSSGNRKVFDKEHLSSAQSESELVTSDDFTSAKKEALKKLEDVLLEPPRASSRKSSRYLKKTHFLPDLMGVSLESYPRRVFIDVGLQEKNEKSSDNYHSTWFTKHYPTKNTKFEMFKIETMNEESSGKEIPLSSINMSDWLQKNVKENEYVVMKAEADVVEEMVNNKSIKLIDELFLECKHQGIKRSDKKNRRAYWECLSLYGLLRDEGIAVHQWWG, via the coding sequence ATGAAGTACAAAATGATGAATAACATGTTGCAAGGTTTTTACAACAAGCAACATAGTAAAATGAGAGGTTTATACATAGATGGATTAATGGATTATAATTGGGATACAAAGTTGGTGATTATAAGAATAGACCATTCTTGGGTTTTGAAGTTTATGGCTCGTGCAACAATTTTAGCATTGGTAATTGTTTCTTTACCTTGGATTAATACGATAATTGGGTACTTATCATCGCGATACGAGTCTAATTATGCTTATCAAGTTGATAATGAGATGGTTTATAATCCAATTAAGTTGGAATTTTTGCCTAtgatttttcaagatttggctAATGAAAGACTTATAAGAATGGGTGATAGGTCCCTTCTTGTTAGCAATGGCAATGATGAAGAGATTCATAATTCTCAAGTTGTTAAAGATTATAATCCTgatttgatttcattttcaGATTCTACACAACAAAATATTGTCCCTAATGAgacttttgattttgttttgacCTATGGTTATCCTcaattatcaaattttattgaaaGAGCTTTGAAAGTTGGTGGTATTCTAGTTGTACCACTAAATGACAATCCTTTGGTTGATGAATTTCCACATCCATCAAATTACAAGATTGTCTATGTTAGAGAATTTGATTCAACTATTATAGCcatgaagaaaataaagaatgCCTCTATCAACTCTTCTACGCGGCGACTTCTTCAAACTAATTCAGAAAAGATGTCTAGTTCGAGCTCTGGAAACAGAAAAGTTTTTGATAAGGAACATTTGAGTTCTGCTCAGAGTGAATCTGAATTAGTCACGTCAGATGATTTCACAAGTGCGAAAAAGGAAGCACTAAAGAAACTAGAAGATGTACTACTTGAACCACCAAGAGCATCATCACGAAAATCGAGTAGATATCTAAAAAAGACACATTTTTTACCTGATTTAATGGGAGTTTCCCTAGAGAGTTACCCAAGAAGGGTGTTTATTGATGTTGGTTTacaagaaaagaatgaaaaatcaaGTGATAATTATCATTCTACTTGGTTTACAAAGCATTATCCtacaaaaaacacaaaatttgaGATGTTCAAGATTGAGACTATGAATGAAGAATCAAGTGGTAAAGAGATACCATTGAGTAGTATTAACATGTCTGATTGGttacaaaaaaatgtaaaagaaaatgaatatgtGGTAATGAAGGCAGAGGCTGATGTGGTTGAAGAAATGGTgaataataaaagtattaaattaattgatgaacTTTTTTTGGAATGTAAACATCAAGGAATTAAAAGAAgtgataagaaaaatagaagggCATATTGGGAATGTTTATCATTGTATGGATTGTTGAGAGATGAAGGTATTGCTGTGCACCAATGGTGGGGTTGA